The genomic stretch TTACACTGAGAGGCCAAAGCCCATAGATTGTTGTTAAGATGAGCATATCCGGTTGAAACTTAAAATGAGTGATATAGGATAGGCGAGAAAAAACAAATAGCCTAGGGACTAACATGGGAAAAGAAATAGGGTTATAACTTAATATTCACACCAATGCCCATTAATAAAAAATAATTTTGCAAAATTGAGGACCGTTTCAGAATAGAACGGAGTCAATAATAGTTGAGTACTAGAATATCTTTTACTTGTTTCTGAGACTAGATTGTTAAAATATTGAGTTCTTCTACATGGTACCCTTctgttttttcaaattttttggtgTTTCCCTCGTTGTTTTTGAAAACATCACTGGCACACATGAGCCTATTATACAAAAGAAAACAGTTTATAGAGGTTCGTATCCAACTCATGTTTTACCAAACCTCATCCTCCGCTTTGCCGAGTTTTCATTCCCCGACTATAACATTTACAGTATTTCCAGAAGTTTTCATCAAGTTAGGGGCACTGTTGATTTTTGTAAAAAATGAGGGGTATCAAGGCGAATTTGAAAAAAAGAGAGCATACGAGTACATTAACTCTTCAAATATTTCTAGTTTGCCGAGTATCCTTTAATTAATGTTGCTATTAAATACGATACAACAACCGTTGGTAGCACATTTTTGTACAACTAGCCGTGTGCCAGTTACTATATAGAACTAGTTATGACCTGTACTTGTCGCTTGTGTCGGTAACCCTCCAAATTGCGTGGCCTGTCTCCCCACCAAGGAGGGAATTTATTTGTTTTGAAGAAGCAGCTGGTAAGATCGTGGCCTTTGGTCTCGCAATGAGAACAAAATAATTGACGACGTTCACGCCAATCAACAGGGGGACGGGAGGAGTTAGGAACGGCAAAGGCTGTTACCTCGGATACATCCGGAGCAGATTCGTCACGCAACCGCTCTTGTTGTAAAACAACACTATAGGCACGGCTCAAAGAAGGCAGAGGATCAAGTTGGAATTGTTGAGAACGAACATTACCATATAGCGAGGAATCAAGACCCATAAAGAATTGGTGCAACCTTTCGTTATCGAGACGCTGTAACGCGGCTTTGGCTATCCCGCACTCGCATTTACCGCAAGTACAAGCAAAGGGCGGTTCATGAAGCACGAGAGAGTCCCAAATAGTTTTTAATTTGCCAAAATAAGTCATCACATCCATACCTTTGATTTGCTTACAGTTATGCAATTGTGTTTTCAGACCATGTATTTTTGTCCCGTCAACGACGTCGAACTGAGCTTGCAATTCGGCCCACATAACGGATGCATCATCAACGTAGGACACGGTTTCAAGGATGGAGGTGTCGATTGTATGACGAATCCACTGCACAATTGTACAGTTAACCGCCTCCCAGTTTTCAAGATCGAAAGCGTTTGTTGGTTTTTTAATTGAGTCATTGACGAAGCCAAATTTTTGCCTTGATTTGAGCGACATCGTCATGGATTGTTTCCAGTCGGCATAGTTGTCCCGACGTAGCATAATGTTTGAGATTTTTTGACCCGGACCATCGTTGGACCCGAGATAGTAAGGACTAGAGGGATCGATTTTAGGAAAGTCAGTCGCCGTGGCAGCGTTTCCGCCAGTCGACATGATGAGGGTGGAAGAATTTTGGGATTAGGGTTTTGAAAAACGTGAAGGGGAATTTTTTGAACTTGAcgctgataccatgttaagagaATAGAAGGGAAAGTTGTAATATTATTGAGTCATGAATATTGGCTTATATAGTTACAATGTATATGGGAATGCAATCGCTAAAATATCGCCAAAGATAACAACCGAATATAAAATCTTTGACTTAAGGAATATCGTATATTACGATATTCCTAATAGATACCAACTTACTAATTTCCACGATTTGTTTTGGGTGGTCGATTAATCGACTGAATTAGGGTTCATCAGTGATCGATTGATTGATTTAGGGTAAGAGATGATTTGAATTGGGGATGCCATTAGAGATTTGGGATTTAGGGTTCATGGTAAATGGAAGGAAATGTATATGCCGGTAAACTGAAATGAAAATAAGTGTGTTGTGTAATAATCCGTAATAAGTAAATGAGGGCAGTTTGGGTATTTTGCCCAACTCGTCACTAAACAAGTCGGGAAATAAGAAAAACGATACTCGGGAAAcaaatacggtggtgattggggaatatacattaaagtttgggggttatttgtaaaatcGGAAATAcaaggtggtaatttgtaaatatacgcaaatacgtggtggttatttgtaatttatcctaataataataaaaaatgcaAATTATGTCATCAATTTATCCATTATTTATGGCCACTCAAAATAAGTGACGTGGGTATTAattaagcacaaattctcatttgtgacggatataatccgtcacaagcaagacggacTGTTAATTAAGATGGACTATACTTTATATGAGAGTATTATTAAACGAGAACAATTTCAACGAACAAATATGACTATAATTTAGATGGacatctacctagtataaaagctaggttcTTTCGAGGCTTCTCATTGGCTGAAATTTTTTAGAAATTTGGCCAATATAGGATCCACCATGTTCTATACAccatttaattaccctctctcctctCATCTCCTCCACCCAattcaaatctgaaaaatcacaaaatctcatttgtgaccaaCAATATCCGTCActctggagtgacggataccattttacctcataaagtacccactttttctctctctgcaacactattcatgtggtcccctttctccactaactcattttgttaccattttaactcacaaaatatccgccacaaatggtgacccgtcacaagggagaccaattgctgAAAAATTACTCCGAAGAAAacgattttgagtttattttgcacgttatttttataataaaatcaatgtattaatactccgtataatctaagctaatctaatttgaattaatataatctaattctTTTAAATGATCTCAAGAAAGTGATAACAAATATTTAACATCTAAAAATTACTTAtgtttttttgaaaaaattgttttaaaatcttCAAAAAAATCCGAAAACTAAATTTAacaatttatttcaaaaaattctCTTTAAAAATCCTGTAATTCAGTATAGGAAAAATATGTCATTAAACCataaaaaacttatataaaaaatAAGATTTAGGAATTTAATTGATAAATATTCTTCAGAAAATATCCaagtcatttaaatttaatagaTTTGATTTCCGTTCTTAGAAATACTCTAttgttttgtaaaataaaataaaataaagaaacttCAAAAAAGGGGAAGATTACATTCAAAATATGGGAATTTTTTAAAATCAGCGAAAATAAGttttaaataaatgaaaaaataatttaaacataaTATAGGCAACGAAATAAAGTaaaaagaatattatttaaaaacACATACTTACTTATATtgagtaattttatttaaaaaaacaaTACTCATTAGATCTATGATATTCActaataattttataatttataaaaaaaataaaaaatcaacttTTACAAAAATAATCATCAGATCTATGAGAAATTGAATAGAAAAAAATCACAGaaacatgaaaaaaaaatgaaaccaaCATAGCTAATAGTGAGAGAGATTGACAATTAagtaaacattatcgagtaaggaGATGATATATTATTTAAAGAATGAGGATTATAGAGAGAAGTCATAGGACTATGAATCCATGAGATTTACGAGAGATAAAGTTGAGACAGAAGTGAGAGAATGAGTTTGAGGGAGTGATATAATGACGGTGACTGGTGACGGTGTGTTTGATGAGAGAGAGCGAGGGAGAAAGAGGCGTGTGAAGTATGTTAGGTTAGCATTACTGATTTACTACTATTAATTGAAGGCGGGGGCTTTGGCGATATGTACTGAGATTTTAATGGGTTAGTTTGAGGTTGTTTAAGcctattttaatcatatttagaTTTTGAGCCAACAGTTTGTTATTCAGCCTATTTAGACTGACACGAATTATAGAGTAAGACGGATCACCCTGTGAGACGGTTTATTTCTACAAATAAACTATTTATCTAATACCAATGGCGGACCCAGGAGTTTAAGAATGGGAGTACACACTTGAAAAAACGAAAAACTTCGGACAACATAAAAATATGATTCAACTGCATCATTGTCATTACATAGTAAACATCttgccaattttttttttaccaatgaTAAGGATTTGAAATCATCCTAAAAGTTGAAAATCGTCTTTTAAACTATTGAGTTTTTTAAATGAATGAAAATGGTGTATTTTTTATCTCTAGCTTGTGAGTACTACCTATTGAGGGTTTTTATGCGTGTGTTTTTTTATGGATTAAAAATAAAACTTTTAAGTTATTGTATTTTTCTACTTTTATTAATCTAAAAAATAAAACgtaatattatatatattatataataCATAATTCACAATGAAAATTCACAAACAATCAAAACAAAAgttaaaaaaaattcataataCAAAACAATAAATGAGAATTTGAAACTAACAATCtaaattaatttaaaaaaaatgggTAGAGGGAATTTAGAAGTTAGAGTTTGAAGATTGAGGATTTACACCAAATTAAAAAAGAAATCGAATTTCctcggaaaaaaaaaacataggAAAGTTGTAGTCAGCGATTTACACCAAATAAAAAACATGGGAACAAAGGGAGGGGGAATGGAGGCTGAGAGGGATTGAACACACAACCTCACGCCTAAGTGACAGTTGCACTACCAACTGAGCCACTTCACATTAAGGATACATAATAGGCGGAAATAATATAGGTACTTGATTTTCACtgcttttataaaaaaaaatcccGCAATTAAGGGTGCGCACCCCTGGGTCCGCCACTATCTAATACTAATAAGTAAGTTGTTTTAATATACAACGAAATCGTCTCACCGTGTAAAACCATCTCATATAATAACGACTGTATTAATGTTATTGTCTTTACTATATTCAATATTGTCGATTGATATTCTTActtataattttgtatatttgaaATTCAATATTTCTACATTTTCTTCATTCataatttaataataacaattatttaATAAGTAACCCCGTGCAAtttttgcacgggattaaaactagttgTTTAGTGTTTAATAGTCTCACTTTAACTTAACTCGAAACATTCTTGCAGAAGACGTACACCAGCTAAAATATGACCTTGcgaatttatcaaataataaagcATACACAAATATTAAATTAATTCTACAAAAAAAAAGTATATACATTAAATTTTACTTATAACAAATATATGGATATGTCAATCATTCAAGCAATTGATTTATGatatataacaaaaaaaaaaaaaataattgtaATAATATATGCCATCTAATTTCTATTTCACAAATTCATCATAATAAACtttactaaaaaaaattaaaacaatcccgtgaattttcacgggtgtTATATTAGTTATAAATTAAGAGTGGCCCTAAATATACTCACAAAATTTTCTGGGACACTATCTTATGATTGATTTGCCCTTTAATTTCCAAACTCTCAAGTCTCAAGTGAGAATCAAGGATATTTTCGTCCGTTACTTATAATTGGAGTGGCCCAGTATATTTTGTGAGTGTATTTAGGACCATCCTAAATTAATATTAACACTGTTATATAAATACAATCATCATCAACATTTCGGTCAAAGACAGAACAAGACCAAATATTTTGTGTTTGGTCCACAAAAAATTCATTTTCAGTCTTCTCTCCGATCCGGTTTGGTCGAGGACCGGCCTAGTCTCAGATTGATGCTCAGCCCTAGGCCCCTAGCTATAATACTcaggggttgtttggttacccactaAACAATACAGGAActtaaattcatgtgaattgcaaaatgggtatgttgtttggttaccccaattcacatgaattagaAGTTCCCATGAATTcaaattcctccataatggaggaagttgcttacctaggcccccctaggtaagtgagaatgcctacatgaattgcacttccttcatggcaaccaaacaattttttgcaattcacatgaattctaaatTCACGTGTTTTATGACTTCCTAGGCAATACAAATTCTTAtatgcaaccaaacgacccctcaGTAAAATTGAGTGTTGGGGATTAAACTTGAGATCTAACATTTAGGATAAAACTTCTTCCACTAAATTAAGACATTTTCTGTCAATTAACCAACCTTATAATGCACGCTATTACCCGTTCTCCCTCCCCTCAAGGCCTCAATGCCTATCTTAATAATGCCCAGGGCCAAATCGAATTTGGGCGAAGACCAAATAAATGGGTCTATATTGTTGGTCCAAGCCCACCAATGCAGCTTGGCGGGCCTTTTCTCGCAACACCGGGAGTTGATTGTCTAAATTTTGTTTTTCGTCATCATTTTAGTTGTCAAAAGTAAAAACTACTAATACAAACATGTTTATGAACAAGTCATTTGTTCTTATTCTTGCATTTGTCACAACCTAATAGGATGATATTTATTCATATTTACACAAATAAACCTTCTTATTAACTTATTATACAATTTTACATGTGCCAATTGAGTTAATTGTTATACATTAGCTAGTTTCGGAATTTTATTACTTGAAAAATACCTTTTCTTATGAAATGattatttgtgtttttgttttgagtATTTAGGTGACAACATGATTACAGGGTAAATTGGGCCGATAAAGCAAATGACGAGGAGCCATAATTTTGATGTGGCTCAAAAAGATGAATTCATGACAACATGAAAAACATAAGCAGGCAAACAAGGAGTACAAAGGTCAATAATTCACACCGAATTGAAATTAATTTTTGTGATAATACTCCCTTCATTCCAACAGTCTTCTGTCTTATTTTCTTCAAAATTTAGAGTCCACTTTGATTGCTCTCTTTCTAAATTTGGTATGAAAAATGGGTAGACTACCACTATTACTCTAAGAGCTCGCTTGGAAATTGGAATGAGGATGATTATTATTGAGTAATAAAGcccaaataaacaaaaaaaaaaaaaaaaaaaaatggaggaaAGCAACGGTGGTTGGAGATGGAAATGACAGGGGTAGATAGTTTAATAGTCCCTCCATTAAGGGAATAATAGTCACCTACCGTCCCCTAATAATGTATTATTGCTTAAATTTCTATAGCACTAGTTATGTTTCACAATTCAGATCAGTAGAATCGTCGAAGAGACTAACTAAAGAGTATATGCAAGAAGCTTGTCTAGGAGCTAAAGAGCTTCATAGATTCCAatacatacaaatgatacaaagaaCGGATTTCTTCTCTCAACATTTCTAACCTCCTATAAAAGCCTCCTAAAGGTATCTAGGAAGAGCAACTCCCCTAGACCTTTGCGGCCAAAGCTGAAGTAGACCTGCAAGGATCAATGGATAGCATTTATTTGAAAAAAGGGTAATTTAACATTATTCGGTATTCAACATAAGCTTTCAAGAGTCGAGACATAAGGAATAATAATGTTATAATTTTGGGTGTTGAGAATTTCATACAGGCCCTGCTTTCATTAGTGCATGGAATAAGCACATTTATAAATGAGTTTACAACATATGGAAGAATAAGTATTAGGATAAGAATGATTATTACAATAGAATTTTGTATACCACACATTTCTAGGTGTTAGGATAAGAATGATCTTGGACATTTGATGCACTATTCTTTGGTGATATATCATTAATCTTTACGCGTATATAACAATTGGGAGGAGAGCGGGAAATGAAGTGAAAGAGTTATAGAAAGTTCAAACCTCATAAAGTTCTTTGGTTGCCGGGCATCATCAAATTTACCTTCAGTAATTGACAAGAGAGCCTGCGGATGCAAGAAAAATGTTATACAAAACATTAACCCCCATCCTAAATATTTACAGAAGTTTTCATCCCAGCAACCAATGAAACAAAGTCAAAAACTGCATCGTTATAATCCAGAAATCACGTTTTTTTCCCAAAAAGAGGGAAATTGGAAATTAAACTAATCCGTGATTTTCTCAAGTCATTGATAGGCAGATGAACAATACCGTCTTAGGGTATAATGCAATCGAATGCAAAAGAAACATATGACATAACAAATAAAAGACTCATTCTGATCGGCAAATGAGTCACCTGAAGACCAAGATTTTCTGATGGGAGGAGACCACGAGACCTGCCAGCACTTGCATTTCTGACTTCCTGAGAGATGTTGAACAATTGTGTAACAACACTAATGTAACAATCTGTCATGTTCCCATAAATTAGAACGTGAAATCAGGCATCATGCTATCCATACACGTACCTCATACCTCGGCAATCTGAGTGAGTGCAGGAGCTTCGGTAGACCTTCCCCCTCGACAAAGTTCACCAAGTATGCCGCACCCATATTCGTAAGAGACTGTTTAAAATAAGAGTCAGTATACAACATAAATGCAGAGGATAAGAATGCAACGAAATGATTATGAAAGTTTATAGATATCTTTTATGTCCTACCATTTTCATTAGTTTGAGTTAAAAAAaacggataattcacgcggtacccctAAAGTTGGTCATTTTGCACAAAATACCCAACTTTTTGATCCGGAAAACTTAATGaggccataactcgtgtttacgaactcagaaagtaaagattttttttttcaaatcgatcatctttctgagtactacgatttgaaaaaaatgtTTGACGAGTTTGGAACTTGTGGCCAAGAGATAtgctcactcaaagtttgtttgGTCGAAAAAATTTTGACACACAATAACTCCTAGTAGCGGAATCCAAATGCaccatatttttttttcaaattgtagttctcgaaaagataagcgatttggaaaaaaaattcgtCACTTTTGGAACACGTCaacacgagttatgacctctttaagatttacggataaaaaatttgggtatttcgtgcaaaatgacaaactttaagggtaccgcgtgaattatccgtaAAAAAAATGAATCAGATGCCACATTGTGTCATCGTGTAAGTAGTTTAAAACAAAAAGACACTGAAATGGACGTGAGAAAATTATCCTCCTCCAATTTCATTTTATAGAAAAGAAACACACAaccaactaaaaaaaaaaaatacgtggCCCTCTTTTCTCTTGATAAAATCCCGTCAAACTGGTAAGTGATGTCAGTGAATGCATTAATTGCCATTTATTTatcaaaaagttacattataactcaaaaaatttaaatataaggtcaaaaaaaattgatttttgacatcataaaactagaatgtaatttataaactttatagtactcgaaaaaaatacacaaaaactcaaaaaatcatTAAATATGATGTAGTACATCCGATCTACAATCCTGTCAGAATAGGGCCAAAAAAATGATTTAAGACAGAATAGGGCCAAAAAAAATGATTATCATGCTAAACTCTTATCATATTATCATCCTGTCAAAATAGGGCCAAAAAAAATGATTAAGACAACCCATAAATGTAGATGCAAAAACTAGAGAAACAGGCATAacagaaaaaatcaaaaaatggaTGCATGTATTACAAACGGTCATGTTAAATATCGTCGAcacttttactaattatcgtcgactaTTAACACATCTTTCCAATTTTGCCCCtcattaattttttttccaattttggTCCGaaattttttctttaattttttttttccggacgAAAATAATGTTTTCGTCCGACTTAGATTAATTATTTGCGTGGTAATATAATCGCTAATCCGTTCTAACAATAACAATTCTATTTTAAAACTACTAATTACAAATTTTTAATAAATTAAACTAGTTTAGAATTTAGATTACTTGTCGTCGATTCCTTGAATTTGGTGGCGGAATTAAAGCGGTGGTGATGGAAATGTCGTACTTgtaaaaaaaaatgttaaaataTGGAAGGTTTAGAGTGAGGGGTAGATTAGGAAAGTCATTaaatgtcgacgataattagtaaaatgTCGACGACGTTTAGCAGGTTGGATTATAAATAGCATTTACATTACTACATGGATACCCTCCTGTTTTTTTGAATTATACTTGGAACTCCTCATTTTGTACAACCATCAATGGTACCCCTAAAGTTAATGTAAACTTTCTTAAAATACCCCACATTCTCTAATCCGCCTCTTTTAAATATTTATCTTTTAATAATAGGTTTAGGGTACCACATTAAAAGACCAGGGATACCTCACAGAATTTAATAAACATAAGGATACCATGTAGAAAAACCCAATATTTTTACTATTTAGTGTTAACCTCAACAACTGACTAATAACATTTCTAGTCTTACAAATATAAGTACAAGTTATATTTGTTACTCAACTATTATTGACTCGGGTCTATTGTGAAAAGGTCCCTATTTTTGCAAAATTTAGTTTTCATTACTGGACAATTAGTGTGAAAACGAGCGCAAGTTCTCTTCACAGGTTAGAGCTGTCCTCTACAACTGACAAATACAGCTAATCATAGCCAGCAATATTCTGGTAAATAAGAGAAAAGCGAACAAAGTTAAAAACAACACTTCAAGAACATCAGCGGAAGCACCAATAATGCTAGAGAGTGTTTCCTTCCATCAGAAAAGTGAAATCAAGAAACAAGTACGTAGACGTGTTATGATGCACTCACCAGTTTCTCAAGCATCTCTTTCAAGTAGTTAAATTTACAGTGAAATTCCACACAATCTTCACGCAGATCGTCAGCCTATTTGAGAGAGTGAGGAGTTAAAATCAGAGCCTAAGATGTTTCTGTAGTCATCTTAGGCTCTGATTATCTGAAACTTTAAAAATTTGACAAGTTCAACTTAATGTTGTTGTAGTCTGGGCTCTTATTCTATGGCTATTGTTAAATTGATCGTCAGATGTTTCTGTAGTCATCTTAGGCTCTGATTTTAACTCCTCACTCTCTCAAATAGGCTGACGAAATTAGAGTATCTTTTTACTCGAAATGTTAAAGTGTTAAAACTTTACAAATTTCAAACCTTAgcatttgaatcttcaaagtttgaaaacaaatctgaaattttAAGTCACAAATCACATCGATTAAACCTCTAGATTTGTACATTTACCTTTTACCAAAATAGTAAGTTGAACTTGTCAAATTTTTAAAGTtagaaaagtttt from Silene latifolia isolate original U9 population chromosome 2, ASM4854445v1, whole genome shotgun sequence encodes the following:
- the LOC141644186 gene encoding uncharacterized protein LOC141644186 isoform X1, with amino-acid sequence MGLDYLVQFTEGKSTKAPALTEFAQADDLREDCVEFHCKFNYLKEMLEKLSLTNMGAAYLVNFVEGEGLPKLLHSLRLPRYEEVRNASAGRSRGLLPSENLGLQALLSITEGKFDDARQPKNFMRSTSALAAKV
- the LOC141644186 gene encoding uncharacterized protein LOC141644186 isoform X2 gives rise to the protein MGLDYLVQFTEGKSTKAPALTEFAQSLTNMGAAYLVNFVEGEGLPKLLHSLRLPRYEEVRNASAGRSRGLLPSENLGLQALLSITEGKFDDARQPKNFMRSTSALAAKV